The Diospyros lotus cultivar Yz01 chromosome 11, ASM1463336v1, whole genome shotgun sequence region AAGAACGCAGGAAGGAAGCATCACTTAGGAGTCCGAGGAGGAAACTTTAAGCCTAAGAGTAGGTGTCCCAAGTGTCAGAAGTTCCATCCTGGAAGGGCATGTCAAAGCCAGACTCAAGGATGCTATTCGTGTGGAAGAAGTGACCACTTACCCCGTGATTGTCCCAAGGGACCCAAGTGTTTTAACTGTCAGAAGATCGATCATCTTTCAAGGGACTGTCCACAGAGGAAACAAGTCGAACAAGCGGGTGTAGGCAGAGGAGGCCAAGAACCGCGACAAGGCCGGGTGTATCATCTGACAAGGGAGGATGCTAACGCAAGCCTGTCAGTCATACAAGGTACACTAATCTTTCTTAATACACCTGTGCAAGTGTTAATTGATCCTGGATCGAcacattcattcatttcacatgcGTTGATACAAAGtttgaatatgaaattggagGATTTGGAGTGTCCTATGCTTGTGGCTACTCCTTTAGGGAAACAAGTAAAAACTAGCACGGGATATAGGGAAGGAAAGGTTGAGTTGGGTGATAGTGAATTTGCACTTGAACTCACGTCATTAGAAATCCAAGATTTTGATATGATACTTGGAATGGATTTTTTGTCCAAATATAAGGCCCGAATTGATTGTCAGACAAAAATAGTAGAACTTCAAAATAACCAAGGAAGTTGGGAAAAATTTCGGGGGCAAGAGAGTGATAAAAAGATTAAGTGGATCACAGCCCTCAAAGCTATCAAAATGCTAGAGAATGGAGCTTATGGGTACTTAGCAGGGGTGCAagtagaaaataagaaaatggaacTTGAGGAGACACCAGTAGTTAATGAATTTTCTGATGTGTTTCCCGAATATTTACCTGGGTTACCCCCTCAAAGGGAGATTGAATTTTCTATAGAGGTTGTACCAGGAACAAATCCCATATACATATCTCCGTATATAATGGCTCCGGCATAATTAAAAGAGCTCAGAAGTCAGTTGCAGGACCTTTTGGACAAAGGATTTATTCAACCCAGTACCTCACCTTGGGGAGCACCTGTGTTGTTTGTTAAAAAGAAATACGGAAGTCTAAGGATGTGTATTGACTATAGGCAGCTAAACAAAGtgactattaaaaataaatattctctCCCTAGGATTGATGAATTGTTTGATCAGTTGCAGGGTGCtaagatatttttcaaaattgatatGAGGTCTGGTTATTATCAGTTGAGGATTAAGAAGGAGGATATTCAAAAGACTGCCTTTAGATCCCGATATGGACACTATGAGTACCTcgtgatgccttttggatttACTAATGCGCCTGCAGcctttatggatttaatgaaccgGGTGTTCAAACCATATTTGGATCAATTTgtgattgtgtttattgatgacATCCTAATTTATTCTGCTAGTAGAAAGGAGCATGAGCAACATTTGTGGATTGTCTTGGAAACCTTATGGAAGCACCAGTTATATGCtaagttttcaaaatgtgagttttggttaAGTCAAGTTGCTTTCCTTGGTCATGTCATATCTGGAGAAGGAATAGCGGTAGATCCCTTAAAGGTCGAAACAATAAGAAGCTGGTCACAACCTAAAACAGTAAATGAGGTACGAAGTTTCTTGGGTTTAGCTGGCTACTATAGGAAATTTGTTGAAGGATTTTCTCACCTTGCTCTACCTTTGACTCGATTAACATAGAAGggaattaaatttgaatggaGTGAGGTATGTGAACACAGCTTTAAGGAACTTAAGGAGAGGCTAACCTCTACTCCGGTATTAGCGATACCTGATGATACAGGAGAATTTACAGTTTATACTGATGCCTTGAAGACTGGGCTAGGGTGTGTTCTTATGCAGAATGGAAGAGTGATAGCCTATGGGTCTCGGCAGTTGAAAAAGCACGAATAGCATTACCCTACCCGTGATTTGGAGCTTGCAGCAGTTGTGTTTTCCTTAAAACTCTGGCGGCATTATTTGTATGGAGAGAAATTTGAGATCTTCACGGATCATAAAAGCTTGAAGTATCTGTTCTCCCAGAAAGAcctgaacatgaggcagcggcggtggatggagtttctgaaggattatgattgtttGCTTCAGTACCATCTAGGGAAGGCAAATGTTGTGGCCGATGCATTGAGCAGAAGAGAGCCTGCCTTGATGGCCAATCTGATGACTCGGGAATGGGAATTGATGGAAGCTTTTGGCCAATTGGCGGTAAATGTAATCCCTAAAGAAACTTCTATTTATGTCGCTGGCCTAATGGTTCATTCTCAACTGTTAGAACAGGTTCGGCAAGCCACTAAGGAAGACCCGAGACTGAAACTGTGGGTTGACGACCAAGGGCGAGTCAAGAATCTTAGTTTTAGCTTCTCATATGGCATACTGCGATTCGCCAATAGAGTTTATGTACCTAGGGTACGGGAATTGAGGCAAACTATACTGGACGAAGCTCATAGAGCCAAATATACGATTCATCCTGGCGCTATGAAAATGTACAGGGAGTTGAAAGGTGTATATTGGTGGCCGGGAATGAAAAAGGATGTGGTGCAACAAGTGACTCGGTGTGATACCTGTCAAAGAATTAAGATTGAGCACCAAAGACCAGCCGAAAAGTTGCAACCTTTGGAAATTCCCTAGTGGAAGTGGGAGCATATTACTATGGACTTCGTAACAGGATTGCCTAAAGGACCCTCAGGGAATGACGCGATTTGGGTGATTGTGGACAGATTAACAAAGTCTGCTCACTTCTTGTCAATGAAGACAGGATAGCTGGTTAGCAAACTAGCTCAACTGTACATAAAGGAAATTGTCAAATTACATGGAGTACCAGTTAGCATTGTCTCTGACAGAGATCCAAGATTTACCTCTCGGTTTTGGAGAAGCTTGCAAGAGCGACTGGGAACACGCTTGCAGATGACTACTGCATATCATCCACAAACAAATGGTCAGTCGGAACGAACCATCCAAACCTTGGAAGACATGCTGAGAGCGTGTGTGTAATTGACTGTTCAAAGGGATGGGAAGAACACTTGCCTTTAATTGAGTTcgcatataataatagtttccataGCAATATCGGAATAGCCCCCTACGAAGCTCTCTACGGTCAGAAATGTAGAACTCCTCTATGCTAGACGGAAGTAGGAGAAGGACAAATAACAGGACCTGAAATTGTGCAATGTGAAAgttaagcaagatcgctacggggcaagcagcgtagttcaaaattttgaaccttaccccgatcccgacgattggatcaacgtcgaaatcaaacaatcacatatattataaaataaatctaacctttagattttgagtcgtttgcggatttgagccgtccaagtgtccggcctctaacttgtgatacgcggcgcgcgtccgttggcgaggagagcggaatgggagtgctagctccttctcctaacaaggcttatgaatggacgggaaaataattgattttcaactcttgaaaaccaacaaaataagaggcataatTTGGGCATctcataaagggctatttataatgAAGCatcctcctagggttttcccaaaccctagggaacatggattgggctagcccattaatcctagtccaactagaaattaaagtggcccaaattcatttataaatatgtggcccaaatctaattcaagcccaaataattaatatttaatatttggcccaaatcttatttagcccaaatataatatttattatttaatatttgacccaaatctaatttagctcaaatatttaatttaatttaatatttggcccaaatactttatttggcccaagtattaaattaagcccaaattattaaattagaaacttctttctaatttaatcattaagttagaaactactttctaatttaatcaattgttattttaggaaactttttcctttatgacgacccctcgtcatatcgacgtcattacgtctgtttgttcttttcccgtgagaacctacaacggcacaacttcttgccgaagtgtcccacttaaccatacgtctgctttcctagtttaaaccagagaccgtgcctattgcgtatgactcattaggcttccgaatatgttggcaatgtgccggtacgaacacataagacaagattggcctctagcaaggcatcatgcctacccaattattcagaaggattcgtaatccgcaaataacctttcacgagcatggttaccgtgtaattcgatcctctcgtcaatgtatcctatgtgatctcaagttggcaatgtgttgcttgattatgatcacataagtctttcttcggcTATCCGGATATCtgcacttaatagaaagtgaatcaataactccttattgatctctttcaccatggccatggatttaaagtgaatatccaccgaaggcgccttagatacatcatcctctatcaagggatagacgagtcccttCTTGGTtacgcacccatctccataagcctcaagatatacccaacgatcgcccacatgcagcctttatctagacccatcgaaacgatgtcaaagcatatcggtcttcttatgagatgaccgtgacaacctcaggtccaaggattagttacacccatctcgtatgagaataccatcaacatataaccaaaatgtattctcatggcgagtcatgtccagtgacacgttctccaacattggtcacctatatacttgtctaggcatccccatgcctatgggtgtgagtccccattgctatcacatagcaaaaacatagcacatacaagtcttaccgcaattgtcaatgtccattcttaacattgctacgacttgggacatttaatgatgtcaagaaactgtgatgcatcatctcacatctttatagattaatcacagtatacatcatatggacttctatctagtttcatccgatcattacattaataacaagaaactaatagaacgacttcttatagaattaaataactctttattcaatatgaaatatgattataaatgtcagtgtacaatttgcccaatttgattggatatagagcacctacactaacacaatGGACAAATGAGAAAATCAAGATAATCCGAGAACAGATCAGAATGGCTCAAAGTAAACAAAAGTCTTATGCGGACCATCGGAGAAGGGACTTGGAGTTTCAACCAGGCGATAAAGTATATTTAAGGTCATACCTTCTCAAGTAATATcccaaggaaagaagaaagggaagttGAGCCCTAGATACATTGGACCATATGAGATCTTGGAGTGAGTCGAGGTAGTAGCTTACCGTCTGGCATTACCTCTGACAATGTCCAACATACATAATGTTTTCCATGTCTCTCGACTTCGGAAGCACGAGCCTGACCTTACTCAGAAGATTCCTGTTAAGGTTATCGAGCTACGAGAAGATTTAACCTATCTTGAAGAACCAGTCGAAATTTTGGATACAAAGGAACAAGATAATACCACTAGTGAAAGTCCTGTGGAGACATCACAACATTGAGGAAGCTACTTgagaaagggaagaagagatTCGGCAAAACTATCCAAACCTATTTGACTTTATGGAGACTTAAagaaatttcgaggacgaaatttgttttagagggggaggatgtaataccccaaaatttaaatgtaaaggATGGATGATGTAATAAAGTGTGTTTTAATGAAAGTCTTGGATTTAAGTGCAAAAGGAAATGGCTTTAAGGACctaaatacaaataagaaaggataacttctccaacaataggaataattgtaattataaatgcTTATTCAAGAAGCTTTGTGTTGGAGAAATGGGATTGGAAGGTTAACCTAAAAGTCTTAAAGCATTAATTACTTACACCCTAAATTCAAAGTAAGAAAGATTTGGAAGAATTCTATTGGTTCTCTAAAAGATGAAGATAAGAAGGGTTGCTTTGCAAGCCATGTAAAGGGGAATGGAGgaatgagattggaagaataaaagctttcaaaagaagaaagaatcaaaTGGTAAAGTTTTCAAAGTTAGCCATCATTACTAGGGTAGAAAATAGCCAACCTAAGAAGATAAGAGCAATCTTGAAGCTTGGGGATACAGGACTATAAAAGCGGTAAGAAGGAAGGCCACATAgaggaaatctagtggaaacccttCATTTAGCTTTcattaagcttgcaggttcgatccaatgcttccgttggtaagggtttccataacgcccgggGTGATGTTggcttatattttacatcattgtgtatttgaaaaagtggggcgttacagttgctCTGATACCGAACTGTATGTAACTGCAACTTAAAAGGGCTTAATTTCGTAAAAACGGTGGACCGACAAGAAATACAGCAAGAGTGAGtggtttcttgcattatttatgcttcatattgatcattGCTTGAACCATTTGTGTTGAATGTGGACATATTCACTTGCTCTCTTTGATTAGCATGTTACTTTACTTATTTCATCACTTCATggcatgtggttgtttgtggcaaGTTAGTGGCCGCTATGAGTGACTCGCGGAGTCATATATGCGTGTTTGAGATAAGCATGGCGTGcgtgggggtgattgcaacaccctgacatggcttccacaaagggggtttcatttttgcatacttgcattttcaTACATGAGCTATTCTCTTCTTGAAACCATCTCACTTGGATTCTTGTAATCtgacttgggttgatgcccctggaacgttctgCGTTCCAGGAATGTTTGGTGTGCCAGGGACTAAGGAAGCGAGGGAGGCAAATGGAAAACAGTCTGTGGATGTTTAAGTTCCCACCTCGACTCGCTCCAAGATATTCCCACTACTACATCTTGGACCAGATGTTGGATATTGCGAATATGGATATTTGGAATTTGTTGGATTGATGGCAAAACTTGATGTTCtcaaaatttgggaaaatacaCAACTTGGGAACTCAAGGAAGATACCTTAAGTCAAAGGGTAGTGTCCCTGATGCCAAGATTGATTATCGATTAAGAATAATAGAGTTGTAAGACGATTATGGGACATGGGAAAGGTTTCAAGGGTAAGTTGTAATAACCTGGATTATTGGGAATAGTGGGGTGATCAATTTATGGTTTACCAATGATTAGATGGTTATGAATGTTTCTGGAATTATTTTACTAATAAGGTTTGAGTATTGATCATACGATTTTGAGTATGACTGTTCGAGGCAAGAAGTGCCCGAGGCTTGGGACAAGACATGGCCTGGGAATCTGAGGAAGGAAACTTCAAACCAAAAGGTAACTATCccagttattttattttggaaaatctTGCAAATTTGGAAACTTGGTTGGGGGCCAAACGGGAGGCCAAAGAGTGTTATACTTGAGGAAAGGGGTGACTGCTAGCCCGGGATTGTCCAAAGGGTTTAGGTTGTCCTTTTCGGGAGAGTTATGGTGgacaatatgaattttgataatttcatttgAGTTGGTTAACCCTTATGGGTTTGAAAATAAGTCAGTAGGGGTACAAAAAGTCATAACTACTGCATTGTGTGCTAAGTGGGCTTGGGAATTAGGAGGTTTGGGAAAGGCGTGGTGGAACTGTGATTGCATACATGGGTCGGGGTAGGTCATAACCATGGGTGGAATGCTTCCCAGTGTAGGCATGTGTGTGGAATGGGCTTGCTTAGGAAAGTGTGTTTCCCAGGATAGCAAGCATGGGGATATCTGTGTTCCCCAAATTTGGCCTTGGGAAGGGAGATTTATTTTGGTTACTGACCTGACCTTCGGTTTAATGTGCGAATTATTATACACCCCAGCTattgtgagcaattggctctgATTGGATTATTCTGAATCTAGCCCTAGCACAGATGTTGATGTAGTAGTGGGAATATCTTGGAGCGAGTCAAGGTGGGAACTTAAACATCCATAGACTCTTTTCCATTTGCCTCCCTCGCTTCCTTAGTCCCTGGCACACCAAACATTCTTGGAACGcagaacgttccaggggcatcaacccaagtcaGATTACAAGATTCCAAGTGAGATGGTTTCAAGAAGAGAATATCTCGTGTATgcaaatgcaagtatgcaaaaatgaaaccccctttgtggaagccatgccagggtgttgcaatcacccccgcgcacgCCATGCTCATCTCAaacacgcatatgtgactccgcgggtcactcatggcggccactagcttgccacaaacaaccacatgccatgaaataattaaataagtaaagTAACATGCTAATCATAGAGAGCAAGTGAATATGTCCACATTCAACACAAATGGTTCAAGCgatgatcaatatgaagcacGAATAATGCAAGAAACCACTCACTCTTGCTGTATTTCTTGTCAGTCTACTGTTTTTACGAAATTAAGCCCTTTTAAGTTGCAGTTACATACAGTTCGGTATCAAagcaactgtaacgccccactttttcaaatacacaatgatgtaaaatataagccAACATCACCCCAagcattatggaaacccttactaacggaagcattggatcgaacctgcaagcttaatcaaagctaaatgaaggggtttccactagatttcctttacaagagTAATAAATGCACATGGCTTCCAATACGCCAAAAACACAACACACCACTATAGGTACAGTTGTAAGAcacccacatacacacacttCTTATAACCTTGAGTACCCTATCTGCTATTCAAAAAACATTACTTAGATTACAAGGGTACATAGCGAAATCAAAATcccaaagctagcgaagctccacctccttgcccatGCTTTAACCTGgaacctgaaacacttgataTTTCTAATAAAGCTGGGATgatgaatgtcccaggggtaagaaccacccgagttagattatcacatctaagtgagtggtaagaaagaaactatgcatgcaagagtaATATGCAGTTTTGCCAAGAAACATgtagaaataagaacaaaatctcccaagatcattTAAGTTTACAGAAGTATCATTTCTCAAGTTTTCGTCTACGCTAAAACTTGAAGTTCATAAGAATATTATttgatgtaataccccaaaattttaatgtaaatGATGGATGATGTAATAAAGTGTGTTTTAATGAAAGTCTTGGATTTAAGTGCAAATGGAAATGGCTTTAAGGACCTAAATGCAAATAAGaaaggataacttctccaacaataggaataattgtaattataaatgcttatttaagaAGCTTTGTGTTGGAGAAATGGGATTGGAAGGTTAACCTAAAAGTCTTAAAGCATTAATTACTTACACCCTAAATTCAAAGTAAGAAAGATTTGGAAGAATTCTATTGGTTCTCTAAAAGATGAAGATAAAAATGATTGCTTTGCAAGCCACGTAAAGGGAAAATGGAGGAATGAGATTGGGAGAATAAAAGctttcaaaagaagaaagaatcaaaTTGTAAAGTTTTCAAAGTTAGTCATCATTACTAGGGTAGAAAATAGCCAACCTAAGAAGATAAGAGTAATCTTGAAGCTTGGGGATAAAGGACTATAAAAGGGGTAAGAAGGAGGGCCACGTAGAGTAAAAGTGTGAGAGAAAAAAAGCAAAGGGAAAAAGAATTCAAAggaagaaagcaaaagaagtCAAACAGGGAGACCAAATTGAAGAAACACCAAAAACGGAAGAGAAACCAAAAAGGTAAGCTGTTTTTCTTTCCGTAGGGTCGTAGTACTCTGAAAGGggagtctgtaggttcaaacggaagtcgaatcggagttaaaatgaaaaagttaTAGCCCTTTTAAACATCAAAAACAGAATCCGTAAGAACCAGGGGCTCGACACGTGTAACGCACGCACCTACCAcagctgcgcgtgagggcgcgtggccacccttctagtggcgcgtgagggcgcgtggctatGCCGCTTACTCTGAAATTTTTATGGTTTGTTCCTTAAATGATTTCCtacaatcctatgtaaaaatattttagtttggtgACCCGAACTGTATATAACTGCAGCTTAAAAAGGCTTAATTTCGTAAAAATGGTGGACCAACAAGAAATACAGCAAGAGTGAGTGGTTCTTTACATCTTTTTCACTTCATATTGATCATCCTTTGATTCATTTGTGTTATATGTGGACATGCTCACTTATTTCCTTTGTTTGGCATGAAATTTTACTTATTTCATCACTTCATGGCATATGGTTGtttgtggcaagctagtggccGTCGTGAGTGACTCATGGAGTCACGTATGCGTGTtttgaggtgagcatggcgtgcgcgggggtgattgcaacaccctggcatggcttccacaaagggggtttcatttttgcatacttgcattttcaTACATGAACTATTCATTTCTTGAGAACATCTCACTTGG contains the following coding sequences:
- the LOC127812702 gene encoding uncharacterized protein LOC127812702, which codes for MVTYMQGTRPTGQSIPQAPDVINWFQRLSPPVFQGRASADLSESEYWIEQLEKIFDFIECGEWEKVVCATFMLRDEADHWWRTMQRTLPGPTRQGMPVVTWTQFKELFYTKYFPLCKKLEKSREFMNLKQTEDMSVAQHEDSFSWLIKYMPIYNLDEEAKSHKFLDGLRLETQLALCSLGAHTYSEVVMQALTVKSNLVRMNALKTEVQEPEDKNAGRKHHLGVRGGNFKPKSRCPKCQKFHPGRACQSQTQGCYSCGRSDHLPRDCPKGPKCFNCQKIDHLSRDCPQRKQVEQAGVGRGGQEPRQGRVYHLTREDANASLSVIQGTLIFLNTPVQVLIDPGSTHSFISHALIQSLNMKLEDLECPMLVATPLGKQVKTSTGYREGKVELGDSEFALELTSLEIQDFDMILGMDFLSKYKARIDCQTKIVELQNNQGSWEKFRGQESDKKIKWITALKAIKMLENGAYGYLAGVQVENKKMELEETPVVNEFSDVFPEYLPGLPPQREIEFSIEVVPGTNPIYISPYIMAPA